The Arthrobacter zhaoxinii sequence GGTACCTGGCCGGCTACCTCTTCGGCACCTTCCTGGGCCGCAAATTCGACATCCCGGTGCCCTCCATCCTGGATGCGCCGAAGGGGTCGGCGGAGTCCGAATTCCGCTCCGCTCCCAAGCTCGGCACCATCGTGCTGCTGCTCCTGCTTCCGTTTGTTTTGATCTTCCTCAACACCGGCCTGAACATGCTGGCCACCGCCGAGGTCGTCTCCCTGGACACCGGCTGGGTGCAGGTCCTCCGCTCCCTGGGTGAAACCCCGGTTGCCCTGCTGATCACCGTTTTCCTGGCGATGTGGCTGCTCGGCCGCCGTGAGGGCAAGAGCGCCTCGCTGATCGAGACCGTGGTGGATAGTGCCCTGGGCCCGGTCTGCTCGATCATCCTGATCACCGGCGCCGGCGGCATGTTCGGCGGTGTGCTGCGTGCCAGCGGCATCGGCACCGCCATCGCCGATTCCCTGGATGCGGTGGGACTGCCGGTGATCGTGGCCGGCTTCCTCATCGCCGCCATCGTCCGCCTGGCGCAGGGTTCAGCCACCGTTGCCCTGACCACTGCTGCGGCGCTGGTGCAGCCGGTGGTCCTGGACAACCCGGACTTCAACGGGGTCCAGGTGGTGGCCATTGTGTTGGCACTCGCCGGCGGCTCGGTCTTCGCCGGCCACGTGAACGACTCCGGCTTCTGGCTGGTCAGCAAGTTCTTCCAGATGGACACCAAGACCACGCTGAAGACCTGGACTGTCGGCCAGGCCCTGATCGGCGTGATCGGTTTCGTCTTCGCCCTGGTCATCTACCTGATCGCCGCGCAGTTCTAAGGGTCGGGAAGCAGCGATGACTACCAGCATGCTTGATATTTCCGGCCGGATCGCCCTGGTCACCGGCTCCAGTCGCGGCATCGGCAACGCGATTGCCCGCGGCCTGGCCGGCGCGGGCGCCGTCGTCGTACTCAATGGACTGGACCCGGACCGGCTGGAGGCCGCCCGCGCAGAGCTCGCCGCTGAGTTCGGTGCGGACCGGATCTTCGCCCGGCGCTTTGACGTCACGGACGCGCAGGCAGCGGCCGACGGCGTCGCCTGGGTGGAGCGCGAAGTCGGGCCCCTGCGCATCCTCGTCAACAACGCCGGAGTCCAGCACCGTGAACCGATGCTGGACCTGGATGTGGCGGACTGGGAGCGGGTGCTCCGGACCAACCTGACCAGCGCTTTCCTGGTGGGCCGTGAGGCAGCCCGGCACATGATCGCCCGCGGGAGCGGGAAGATCATCAACATCGCGTCGGTCCAGACGGACCTGGCCCGGCCGACCATTGCCCCGTACACGGCATCCAAGGGCGGCGTCCGAAACCTCACCCGCGCCATGACGGCCGAGTGGGCGGGGGAGGGACTGCAGATCAATGCGATTGCCCCGGGGTACATTCAGACGGAAATGACGCAGGCCCTCGTCGATGACGAGGCGTTCAACTCGTGGATCCTCGGCCGCACTCCGGCCCACCGCTGGGGCACAGTGGAGGACATTGTGGGACCGGCGCTCTGGCTCGCCTCGGATGCTTCGAACTTCGTGAACGGCCAGGTCGTCTTCATCGACGGCGGCATGACCACCGTGGTCTGAAAGGACACCCAGCCATGACCGAACTGCCAGCCACCACCCTAGGCGTGGTAGCCCACGGCGCCGGGGACCTCCGGGTGGAACACATGCCGCTGGTACCCGCGGGGACTGATGAAGCCGTGGTGGAAATTGCCTACGGCGGCATCTGCGGGTCTGACCTGCATTACTGGCAGCACGGTGCGGCGGGGGAGTCCATCCTGCGTGCGCCCATGCTGCTGGGCCACGAGGTAGTGGGACGGGTGCTGGTGCCGGCCGCGGACGGCACCGGGCCGGGTGCCGGCACCGCCGTCGCCGTGCACCCGGCAACCCCCGGCCCGGGGAACGGCACCCGGTACCCTCTGGACCGGCCGAACCTTTCGCCCGGCTGCACGTATCTGGGCAGTGCTGCAAGGTTTCCCCACACGGATGGCGCCTTCGCCCGCTACGTGAACCTGCCGGCGCGGATGCTGCGGGTGCTTCCGGAGGAGCTGCCGCTCCGCCGCGCCGCATTGGTGGAACCCGCGGCGGTGGCCTGGCATGCCGTGTCCCGTGCGGGCGATGTTCGGGGTAAACGGATACTCGTGGTGGGTTCGGGCCCTATCGGAGCGCTGATCACGGCCGTGCTGCGGACCCGCGGGGCCGGGGAGATCATTACCACCGACAGGCACGAAGGACCCTTGGCCATCGCCCGTACGCTCGGCGCGGACCGAAGCCTGCCCGCAACCGAGGCGGATGCCATTGCCGGCGTCGATGCGGACATCTGCTTCGAATCCTCCGGGAGCTACCGCGGACTGATGTCTGCGGTGACGGGCGCCACCCGCGGCGGGCGGGTGGTGATGGTCGGGTTGCTGCCTTCGGGTGAGCAGCCTGCCCTGATCTCGCTGGCGATCACCCGGGAACTGGAACTGGTGGGTTCCTTCCGGTTCAACGACGAAATTGACGAGGTCATTGCTGCCCTGGCCGACGGCAGCCTGCAGGCGGATGCGGTCCTGACGCACGAGTTCGCCGTCGAGGACACCCTGGCGGCCTTCGAGACGGCACGGGACGCCTCCCGCAGCGGAAAGGTGCTGCTGCGCTTCGGCGACTGAGCTGCCAATCCTGCCCGCCGCCAATCCGCGGGAGGAAAACCCGGCTGCGTTATGATCCCCGCATGAATGATTACCTGAGGCTGCAGGAATGGTCATCGGCGCTGCTCACCGGGGAAAGGATCCGGTTCCGTGAGCTCCGGGAGCAGGACCTGCCGCATCTGTCCGAATGGTGGAATGATCCCGCTTCCGCCATCCTGCAGCAGAACAGGGTGGCCGCCCGTCCGCAGGGAACGACGGCGGACATGTTCCGGACGTGGAGCAAGAACGAGTCGCCGTCCGGCTTCGGGTACAGCATCGTCAATCCTGCCGAGCGCCTGATAGGGCATATCAGCGTCTGGGGCATGTCCGTCCCGGAGCGCATTGCCACCATGGCGATCATCATCAGCCCCGAATTCCAGGACCAGGGATTGGGTCGTGAATCCCTGCAGCTTGGACTGCGGATTGTCTTCGAGGAAATGGGTGCGCACAAAGCCGAGCTGCAGACCTGGTCCTACAACGAGCGGGCTCTCCATCTGTACCGGTCGCTGGGCTTCAAGGAAGAGGGGCGCCGCCGTGCCGCGGTGTTCCACCAGGGGGTTTTCCACGACCAGATGCTGCTGGGGATGCTGGAGGACGAGTACCGGGTTTCCCCGTAGCGGCTACCGGGGGAGAGCAGGTGCGTGTGCCCGGGCGCTGGTCAGCCAGTCATCCATAAGCACCGAGACTGCGGCGGGACGCTCCATGTACAGGTGGTGGCCCGCGGCGTCGAGCACTGCGAACGTTCCGCGCACGTAGTGGTCCCTGAGCGCCAGCCCGTCCTCATATCCGGTGACGTGGTCCTGCCGGCCGAAGATATGCAGCGACGGCGCCTCGAACGGTTCCGGATGGGCTGCCTCCGGCTCCCGCCGCAGCGCGTAGTCCGCGGCAATCCGCCCGGTCACCTGCTGATCCGTCCCCCGAAGACCGGGAAGGACAAATTCGTTGAACGCCGCGAGGGTGCCCGGAGTCTGGATGACGGCTATTTCCAGGAAGTCATCATCGGCTGCCTGGTCCGGAAGGGCCGCGGAGATGACTTCGCGTGCGGGGAGCACCCGCTTGCGGTGGTCGGCTGTGAAGACCGCCCCTAGGGTAGCCAGCCCGAGCACCTGGCCGCGCATCGCGTGCGCCACATGTCGGGCAACCATGCCGCCGAAGGAATGTCCGATGATCGCGAACGGCTCGTCTCCCAGCCGGTCCCGAAGCTCGTTGACGACGCCGTCGGCCACGTCCTGTGCGCTGGCGACCGGCCCGGGAACCGCCTGTTCGGTCCACGGCAGGTCGAGGTAGATGCGCCGCCATGAACTGTCAGCCAACGAGCTTTCGAGGGGCAGCATGCTGCGGTGGTCGAGCTCGAAACCGTGCATCAGTACCAGCGGCCTGCCCTGTCCCGCCTCATGTGCTATCACCGCATCATCCTATGCGGGCTGTCCCTGAAGGAGGGGGAGGACGGCACCGGTCTTCAGACCGATTCTGAAGAGGGCAGCGGCTGGAAAATCCGCGGCTCGTGCGCCCAGACCCCGCCGACCTCGTCCATGGTCCGGCGCATGATCTTCTCCATCGCATTCCGGGCCAGCTCAGGGTTGTGGGCGTGGATGGCGTGGGCAACGTCCATATGCAGCTGCAGGGCTTCGTCATGCGGGTGGTCCGGCATCAGTCCGTAGTGGGTCCGGCCGCGCAGCACCTCAGCGATCATGGACTGCATCTGGCTGAACATCTCATTTCCGGAGGCCGCCAGCACCAGCCCGTGATACCGGATATCGAGGTCCAGGAACAGTTCCAGGTCTCCGGTCCGGCCGGCTGCCCGCATCTGCGTTGCCACCGTCAGCAGCTCGGCTGCCAGCTCGTCGGGGGCATGGACCGCGGCCAGTTCCGCTGCGGCGGGTTCGACGGCGGAGCGCAGCTCGGTGAG is a genomic window containing:
- a CDS encoding alpha/beta fold hydrolase, whose amino-acid sequence is MIAHEAGQGRPLVLMHGFELDHRSMLPLESSLADSSWRRIYLDLPWTEQAVPGPVASAQDVADGVVNELRDRLGDEPFAIIGHSFGGMVARHVAHAMRGQVLGLATLGAVFTADHRKRVLPAREVISAALPDQAADDDFLEIAVIQTPGTLAAFNEFVLPGLRGTDQQVTGRIAADYALRREPEAAHPEPFEAPSLHIFGRQDHVTGYEDGLALRDHYVRGTFAVLDAAGHHLYMERPAAVSVLMDDWLTSARAHAPALPR
- a CDS encoding FadR/GntR family transcriptional regulator, with protein sequence MSSRLHNLVMETLGMRIVSGELAAGDTMHSEHLETELQVSRSVAREAVRVLQSLGLVETVKRVGIRVLPATDWNVFDATVIRWRLAASGKGGQLRSLTELRSAVEPAAAELAAVHAPDELAAELLTVATQMRAAGRTGDLELFLDLDIRYHGLVLAASGNEMFSQMQSMIAEVLRGRTHYGLMPDHPHDEALQLHMDVAHAIHAHNPELARNAMEKIMRRTMDEVGGVWAHEPRIFQPLPSSESV
- a CDS encoding GntP family permease, which produces MTDLELNWTLSTPGLLAVAVAAIALLLVMIMKFRIHAFLALITVSLLTAVATGIAAADLVPTLLSGFGTTLASVALLVGLGAMLGRMLEVSGGAEVLTNALITKFGQKRASLALSVASLMFGFPIFFDAGLVVMLPIIFTVARRMGGSLLTYAFPAAAAFSVMHVFVPPHPGPVAATGLLGADIGLVLIFGLLVAIPTWYLAGYLFGTFLGRKFDIPVPSILDAPKGSAESEFRSAPKLGTIVLLLLLPFVLIFLNTGLNMLATAEVVSLDTGWVQVLRSLGETPVALLITVFLAMWLLGRREGKSASLIETVVDSALGPVCSIILITGAGGMFGGVLRASGIGTAIADSLDAVGLPVIVAGFLIAAIVRLAQGSATVALTTAAALVQPVVLDNPDFNGVQVVAIVLALAGGSVFAGHVNDSGFWLVSKFFQMDTKTTLKTWTVGQALIGVIGFVFALVIYLIAAQF
- a CDS encoding SDR family oxidoreductase, encoding MTTSMLDISGRIALVTGSSRGIGNAIARGLAGAGAVVVLNGLDPDRLEAARAELAAEFGADRIFARRFDVTDAQAAADGVAWVEREVGPLRILVNNAGVQHREPMLDLDVADWERVLRTNLTSAFLVGREAARHMIARGSGKIINIASVQTDLARPTIAPYTASKGGVRNLTRAMTAEWAGEGLQINAIAPGYIQTEMTQALVDDEAFNSWILGRTPAHRWGTVEDIVGPALWLASDASNFVNGQVVFIDGGMTTVV
- a CDS encoding L-idonate 5-dehydrogenase; translated protein: MTELPATTLGVVAHGAGDLRVEHMPLVPAGTDEAVVEIAYGGICGSDLHYWQHGAAGESILRAPMLLGHEVVGRVLVPAADGTGPGAGTAVAVHPATPGPGNGTRYPLDRPNLSPGCTYLGSAARFPHTDGAFARYVNLPARMLRVLPEELPLRRAALVEPAAVAWHAVSRAGDVRGKRILVVGSGPIGALITAVLRTRGAGEIITTDRHEGPLAIARTLGADRSLPATEADAIAGVDADICFESSGSYRGLMSAVTGATRGGRVVMVGLLPSGEQPALISLAITRELELVGSFRFNDEIDEVIAALADGSLQADAVLTHEFAVEDTLAAFETARDASRSGKVLLRFGD
- a CDS encoding GNAT family N-acetyltransferase, translating into MNDYLRLQEWSSALLTGERIRFRELREQDLPHLSEWWNDPASAILQQNRVAARPQGTTADMFRTWSKNESPSGFGYSIVNPAERLIGHISVWGMSVPERIATMAIIISPEFQDQGLGRESLQLGLRIVFEEMGAHKAELQTWSYNERALHLYRSLGFKEEGRRRAAVFHQGVFHDQMLLGMLEDEYRVSP